In one Umezawaea sp. Da 62-37 genomic region, the following are encoded:
- a CDS encoding aminotransferase class V-fold PLP-dependent enzyme: MDAQVVNIEATRADTPAAVDRIFLDSAGSSLPPAPVLEAQLAHLRREAEIGGYRAAYERADDVEAGYGVFAELLGASVDEIAFTDSATRSWLTAFDAVPLAEGDRVLITEVEYAGNAVPLLRRAEETGATVETVPSDEHGQVDVAALRELLDERVKLVSVVHVPTNGGLVNPVAEITAAAHEVGALVMLDACQSLGQFPVGLHDLGVDILSGTGRKWLRGPRGTGVLAVSREALPRLRPRLVDLYSGRWTSADTYELRDDARVFELWENSIAARLGLIEAARYALDLGVDAIAAEVDDRAKRLRAGLADLPGVEVRDLGERRCGLVTFTVDGVAAADVKDRLVRQDITVTTSGLSSTRVDMTRRGLDEVVRASPHYFVSPEQVDQAVAAISRIGR; the protein is encoded by the coding sequence GTGGACGCCCAAGTAGTGAACATCGAAGCCACGCGGGCCGACACGCCCGCCGCCGTCGACCGGATCTTCCTGGACAGCGCGGGCTCGTCGCTGCCGCCCGCGCCCGTGCTGGAGGCCCAGCTCGCCCACCTGCGCCGCGAGGCCGAGATCGGCGGCTACCGGGCCGCCTACGAGCGCGCCGACGACGTCGAAGCCGGGTACGGCGTGTTCGCCGAGCTGCTGGGCGCCTCGGTGGACGAGATCGCGTTCACCGACAGCGCCACCCGCTCCTGGCTGACCGCGTTCGACGCCGTGCCGCTCGCCGAGGGCGACCGCGTGCTGATCACCGAGGTCGAGTACGCGGGCAACGCCGTGCCGCTGCTGCGCCGCGCCGAGGAGACCGGCGCGACCGTGGAGACCGTCCCGTCGGACGAGCACGGCCAGGTCGACGTCGCCGCGCTGCGCGAGCTGCTCGACGAGCGGGTGAAGCTGGTGTCGGTCGTGCACGTGCCGACCAACGGCGGCCTGGTGAACCCGGTCGCCGAGATCACCGCCGCCGCGCACGAGGTCGGCGCGCTGGTGATGCTGGACGCCTGCCAGTCGCTCGGGCAGTTCCCGGTCGGCCTGCACGACCTCGGCGTGGACATCCTGTCCGGCACCGGCCGCAAGTGGCTGCGCGGGCCGCGGGGGACCGGCGTGCTGGCCGTGAGCCGCGAGGCCCTGCCGCGGCTGCGCCCCCGGCTGGTGGACCTCTACAGCGGCCGCTGGACGTCGGCGGACACCTACGAGCTGCGCGACGACGCGCGGGTGTTCGAGCTGTGGGAGAACTCGATCGCGGCGAGGCTCGGGCTGATCGAGGCCGCCCGGTACGCGCTCGACCTGGGCGTGGACGCCATCGCGGCCGAGGTCGACGACCGCGCCAAGCGCTTGCGCGCCGGACTCGCGGACCTGCCCGGCGTCGAGGTCCGCGACCTGGGCGAACGGCGGTGCGGGCTGGTCACGTTCACCGTCGACGGGGTCGCCGCCGCCGACGTGAAGGACCGGTTGGTGCGCCAGGACATCACCGTGACCACCAGCGGGCTGTCGTCGACCAGGGTCGACATGACCCGGCGCGGGCTCGACGAAGTGGTGCGGGCGTCCCCGCACTACTTCGTCTCGCCCGAGCAGGTGGACCAGGCGGTCGCCGCGATCAGCAGGATTGGCCGATGA
- a CDS encoding M14 family metallopeptidase: protein MFAKRRGLVALACLVLMATALPGSAEPTAVRGERTVYEVTAADAVARTKVADTGVDVLGMNGDKLTVIAERSQLRALRATGLTVKSKRDADAQLARLGTADVGTFDFPSGYTGYHNYAETTAELNQTVTDHPNLVKLQTIGNSYQGRALYALKISNNPAVDQAKPEVLFTCNQHAREHLTVEMCLHIIQRLTDGYATNTSIKALVDSREIWVVPSVNPDGAEYDIAAGTLRGWRKNRQPNSTSTGTDPNRNWGYQWGCCGGSSSSGSSETYRGTSAFSAPETQRVRDFVNSRVVGGVQQIKSHIDWHTYSELILWPYGYTYNDTATGLNADQANAFATLGRQMAAKNGYTPQQSSDLYITDGGVNDWMWATHKIWSYTFEMYPKDGSGLNGFYPRDTQIATQTARNDTAVDLFLSYSDCVPRVIGQSC from the coding sequence ATGTTCGCGAAACGACGTGGCCTGGTCGCGCTGGCGTGCCTGGTCCTGATGGCCACCGCCCTCCCCGGATCCGCCGAGCCCACGGCCGTCCGCGGCGAGCGGACCGTCTACGAGGTCACCGCCGCCGACGCGGTGGCGCGCACGAAGGTCGCCGACACCGGCGTCGACGTGCTCGGGATGAACGGCGACAAGCTGACCGTGATCGCCGAGAGGTCCCAGCTCCGGGCGCTGCGCGCGACCGGGCTGACCGTGAAGTCCAAGCGCGACGCCGACGCCCAGCTGGCCCGGCTCGGCACCGCCGACGTCGGCACGTTCGACTTCCCGTCCGGCTACACCGGCTACCACAACTACGCCGAGACGACGGCCGAGCTGAACCAGACCGTCACCGACCACCCGAACCTGGTGAAGCTCCAGACGATCGGCAACTCCTACCAGGGCCGCGCGCTGTACGCGCTGAAGATCAGCAACAACCCGGCCGTCGACCAGGCGAAGCCGGAGGTGCTGTTCACCTGCAACCAGCACGCCCGCGAGCACCTGACCGTCGAGATGTGCCTGCACATCATCCAGCGGCTCACCGACGGCTACGCCACCAACACGTCGATCAAGGCGCTCGTGGACAGCCGGGAGATCTGGGTCGTGCCGAGCGTCAACCCCGACGGCGCCGAGTACGACATCGCGGCGGGCACGCTGCGCGGGTGGCGCAAGAACCGGCAGCCCAACTCGACGTCCACCGGCACCGACCCCAACCGCAACTGGGGCTACCAGTGGGGCTGCTGCGGCGGGTCAAGCAGCAGCGGGTCGAGCGAGACCTACCGCGGCACCAGCGCGTTCTCCGCGCCGGAGACGCAGCGGGTGCGCGACTTCGTGAACTCCCGCGTGGTCGGCGGCGTGCAGCAGATCAAGTCGCACATCGACTGGCACACCTACTCCGAGCTGATCCTGTGGCCCTACGGCTACACCTACAACGACACCGCGACGGGCCTCAACGCCGACCAGGCCAACGCCTTCGCGACGCTGGGCAGGCAGATGGCCGCGAAGAACGGCTACACGCCGCAGCAGTCCAGCGACCTCTACATCACCGACGGCGGCGTCAACGACTGGATGTGGGCCACGCACAAGATCTGGAGCTACACCTTCGAGATGTACCCGAAGGACGGCAGCGGGCTGAACGGCTTCTACCCGCGCGACACCCAGATCGCGACGCAGACCGCCCGCAACGACACCGCGGTGGACCTGTTCCTGAGCTACTCCGACTGCGTGCCGCGGGTCATCGGCCAATCCTGCTGA
- the hisD gene encoding histidinol dehydrogenase — MLTRTDLRGSVPSPTELRAVLPRAEVDVEAVLHQVRPVVEAVEDRGVDAVMEFTERFDKVRPASVRVPVAELGAALESLDPAVREALEVSIERARKVHAEQRRTDTTVQVVPGGTVTERWVPVARVGLYAPGGLAVYPSSVVMNVVPAQAAGVESLVVCSPPQAEFGGLPHPTILAAAALLDVTEVWAVGGAQAVALLAYGGVDTDGSALEPVDLVTGPGNLYVTAAKRMLRGLIGIDAEAGTTEIAVLADATADPVHVAADLISQAEHDPAAASVLVTDSEELADAVDAELERQVGATKHHERVRTALSGKQSGTVLVSTVDDGLRVVNAYAAEHLEIQTADARAVAARVRSAGAVFVGPHSPVSLGDYCAGSNHVLPTGGCARHSSGLSVQTFLRGIHVVDYSEEALRGVADHVVALANAEDLPAHGQAVTARFTR; from the coding sequence ATGCTCACCCGCACCGACCTGCGAGGCAGTGTCCCGTCACCCACCGAACTCCGAGCGGTCCTGCCGCGCGCCGAGGTCGACGTGGAAGCGGTGCTGCATCAGGTCCGACCGGTGGTCGAGGCGGTCGAGGACCGCGGTGTGGACGCCGTCATGGAGTTCACCGAGCGCTTCGACAAGGTGCGCCCCGCGTCCGTGAGGGTGCCCGTCGCCGAACTGGGCGCCGCCCTGGAATCGCTCGACCCGGCCGTGCGCGAAGCCCTCGAGGTGTCGATCGAGCGGGCCCGCAAGGTGCACGCCGAGCAGCGCCGCACCGACACCACCGTCCAGGTCGTGCCCGGCGGCACGGTCACCGAGCGCTGGGTGCCGGTCGCCCGCGTCGGGCTGTACGCCCCCGGTGGCCTCGCCGTGTACCCGTCCAGCGTCGTGATGAACGTCGTCCCCGCGCAGGCCGCCGGGGTCGAGTCCCTGGTCGTCTGCTCGCCGCCGCAGGCGGAGTTCGGCGGCCTGCCGCACCCGACGATCCTCGCCGCCGCCGCCCTGCTCGACGTGACCGAGGTGTGGGCCGTCGGCGGCGCGCAGGCCGTGGCGCTGCTGGCGTACGGCGGCGTGGACACCGACGGCTCCGCGCTGGAGCCGGTCGACCTGGTGACCGGGCCGGGCAACCTCTACGTGACGGCCGCGAAGCGGATGCTGCGCGGGCTGATCGGCATCGACGCCGAGGCGGGCACGACCGAGATCGCCGTCCTCGCCGACGCGACCGCCGACCCCGTGCACGTGGCCGCCGACCTGATCAGCCAGGCCGAGCACGACCCGGCCGCCGCCAGCGTGCTGGTGACGGACTCCGAGGAGCTGGCCGACGCCGTGGACGCGGAGCTGGAGCGCCAGGTCGGCGCGACCAAGCACCACGAGCGGGTGCGGACCGCGTTGTCCGGCAAGCAGTCCGGCACCGTGCTGGTGTCCACCGTGGACGACGGGCTGCGGGTGGTGAACGCCTACGCGGCCGAGCACCTGGAGATCCAGACCGCCGACGCCCGCGCGGTCGCGGCCCGCGTCCGGTCGGCGGGCGCCGTCTTCGTCGGCCCGCACTCGCCGGTCTCCCTCGGCGACTACTGCGCGGGCTCGAACCACGTGCTGCCCACCGGCGGCTGCGCCCGGCACTCGTCCGGGCTGTCCGTGCAGACATTCCTGCGCGGCATCCACGTCGTGGACTACTCCGAGGAGGCGCTGCGCGGGGTCGCCGACCACGTGGTCGCCCTCGCCAACGCCGAGGACCTGCCCGCGCACGGCCAGGCCGTGACGGCGAGGTTCACGCGATGA